A single genomic interval of Zingiber officinale cultivar Zhangliang chromosome 4A, Zo_v1.1, whole genome shotgun sequence harbors:
- the LOC121973805 gene encoding protein HEADING DATE 3A-like has product MSRARDSLVVGRVIGDVLEPFVKRVSLRINYAGKEITNGREFKPSEVVNQPRVEVGGNDLRTFYTLVMVDPDAPSPSNPHLREYLQWLVVDIPGTTDATFGRELMCYEPPRPTMGIHRMVLVLFQQLGRETVYPPGWRQNFNTKDFAEIYNLGQPVAAVYFNCQRESGSGGRRMYPI; this is encoded by the exons ATGAGCAGAGCGCGAGACTCGCTGGTGGTGGGCCGGGTGATCGGCGACGTCCTCGAGCCCTTCGTCAAGAGAGTCTCTCTCCGAATCAACTACGCCGGGAAGGAGATCACCAACGGCCGCGAGTTCAAGCCATCTGAGGTGGTCAACCAACCTCGCGTCGAGGTCGGTGGCAATGACCTCAGGACCTTTTACACGCTC GTGATGGTGGACCCCGATGCTCCCAGCCCTAGTAACCCTCACCTGAGAGAGTACCTCCAGTG GCTGGTGGTCGACATCCCTGGCACTACGGACGCGACCTTCG GAAGAGAGCTGATGTGCTACGAGCCCCCACGGCCCACAATGGGGATCCACCGCATGGTGCTCGTGTTGTTCCAGCAGCTGGGTCGTGAGACGGTGTATCCACCCGGGTGGCGCCAGAACTTCAACACCAAGGACTTTGCCGAGATTTACAACCTCGGGCAGCCGGTGGCCGCCGTCTACTTCAACTGCCAGAGGGAGTCCGGCTCTGGTGGCCGGAGGATGTACCCCATATAG